Within the Microbacterium sp. 1S1 genome, the region GCGCATTCGTCATGCGCCCACGCTACGCCGGACAGCCGACACCCGGAATGCCCGTCAGCTCGTCGTCGCCGGGCGGGCTCGCCGTGCCGCGACCGCGCCCGCGGCGAGCGCGAGAGCTCCCGTGATGATCACCCCGAAGGCGGCACCGAGGGCGACATCGTGCACGTAGTGCACCCCCTGCACGACCCGTCCCACCGCGATCAGCGACGCGAGGGCGAGGGCGGCCCACACCATCCAGGCGCGACCGAGGGCCACCGCGATGACGACGACGGCGCCGAACGCGAGGGTCGCGTGGTTCGACGGCAACGACCAGTCCCCCGCGGGCGGGCACTCTCCCGCGCTCGGCCAGCGCGTGCAGGGGCGCGGTTCGGCGAACAGCAGCTTCGCGCCCTCGCTCGCGGCGTACGCGACGACCACCCCGACCGCGGCGACCACCACCGGCAGACGGCGCTCGGGTCGCCGGAGGAGGACGAACAGCATCGCGCCCGCCGTCGCCGCGGCGAGTGCAACCAACCCCGCCTCGGAGACGAGTTCGACGTGCGGGAGGCCGGCCCCGAGATCGGCCAGCCACCGCGTGCCGACGACGCTCAGACTCCCGGGCACGGGGAGCAGGAGCAGGACAGCGACGAGTCCGAGGGCCACGACGAACGGCAGGAGGGCACGGCGGGACAGCATGGAGGACGGCATGCTCTCGACGCTAGGGCGGGCGGCGGCACCCCGGCGTCGCCCGCGAGACGGACCGGCGTCCGCCTCGGGATGTATCCGGGCCGGCCTCAGGTCCGGTCGATCATCTCCGCGTACCCGTCCTCGTACGTCGGATAGGCGAGGTCGCCGAGGACCGTGCGGAGCAGCGTCCCGTCGTAGACGAAGCCGCTCGGCGCACCGCCGTCGTCGGGCGGCACGGGCACGCCGAGGTGCGCGGCGAGGAAGGCTACGACCTCCCCGAGCGGGGCAGGCGCCCGGTCGACCGCGTGAACGAGGGCCGGGGGCTCCGTCATCCGCAGCAGCAGGTCGAGCGTGCGCACGAGGTCGGTCTCGTGGATGCGGTTCGTGCGGCGGCGGTGGGTCACGGGGCACCCCTCGCGCACCTTCCGGAGCAGGAATTCCCGTCCGGGGCCGTAGATGCCCGCGGGGCGCACGACCACGGCATCGAA harbors:
- a CDS encoding phosphatase PAP2 family protein, which codes for MPSSMLSRRALLPFVVALGLVAVLLLLPVPGSLSVVGTRWLADLGAGLPHVELVSEAGLVALAAATAGAMLFVLLRRPERRLPVVVAAVGVVVAYAASEGAKLLFAEPRPCTRWPSAGECPPAGDWSLPSNHATLAFGAVVVIAVALGRAWMVWAALALASLIAVGRVVQGVHYVHDVALGAAFGVIITGALALAAGAVAARRARPATTS